The Pediococcus inopinatus region CCTATAAACGAAAACGAAAATTTAATTGGAAAAAATGGCTCTTCGTGCTTCTGATTTTGGTTGCAATTGGCTCAGGAATTGCCGGATGGCATCTGTGGCGCGTGCATCAAACACAAACGTTGCAGCAATATCCAATTCGGGGTATCAGTGTGTCGCAGCAGGACGGCTTCGTGGATTTTGAAGGCGTCAAAAAAGCTGGGATGTCGTTTGCTTATTTGCGAAGTACTAGTGGGACCACTTATTTTGACGATAATTTCACGGCCAATTATGATCGAATCCAAGGCGCAGAATTAAAAATTGGAGTTTATATGATGTTTAGCTTCAGTAAGTCGGCCAAGGAGCAAGTTAAGTATTTCGAAGAAAAGGTGGGGCATAAGGTTGGCAATTTGCCAATTGCGGTTCAAGTAGCCTATTACGGCGATTATGCGAATAATCCGCCTAACAAAGCTAAGCAAGGAAAACAATTACGGGAATTAACGCGAGAGCTGGCTAACTATTATGCCACCCCATGTGTAATTTGGACAACGCCAACAATTGCCAAACAAATGATTACGCCGTATCTTTCAGATAGCCGTCAGTGGCTAGTTGTGAAGGATTTGACGGCATTGCGGAAACGAAAAATCGACAGTCAAACTGAATTTGTGCAATATAGTGACGGGGCTGATCTCAAAGTTGATGGTCAAAAAACGAGTTTCACGACTTCAGTATTTACTGGTAAAAAACAAACTTGGCGAGAAATTGAATAAAGAAAGACCCTGTATCTTTTATGAAGATACAGGGTTATTTAATCGGTTTTAGGATTCTTAGTAATTTTATAATTACTAATTAAAATGGGATAGGTTTCATTGTCCGTTTCGTCATAGATGGAAATAGGGCGCTGCTCATTTGCACGAATCCGAATGTGATAACCGTAATTATCTAGAAAAGTAATGGTATATTTATCCCAACTTTCCACTTTGACTCATACTTGGTGGGAATCAATGAACAAATCTAAGTTTGGTCGAATCTCAATGGTGTGGATGCGATCAGAGTCGTCGGCACGGTAATTCCAAGTGCCGACAAAAAACAACGGATTGCCTGGGTCCGGGATATCTTGTTCATGAAGTTTTTTTGAAGTTAAAATCCCAGTTAAAAACGAAGCAACTACCAAGGCAATGTTTCTAGGCTTCACTTTCATCGCATCCTTTCGTAAAATCCTTACACCTAAATAATATCATTTGTAACTGGTAAACACACGTAATTTTAATTAAATTTTACCGATTTTTTAAAACTGTCGGCTTTTAAATATACTTACCCCGCTAACACTGATAAAATGGATAAGGAAGTAAACAAAATTGGAGGGCAAATCATGATTAAACTGGGAATCATTGGCACCAATTGGATTACACAACAATTTGTAGATGCGGCACACGCCACAAAAAAGTATCAATTAACGGCGGTATATTCGCGCACAACTGAAAAGGCCAAACAATTTGGTAAAAAAAATGGCGCAACCGGATTTTTTGATAACTTAACGGACTTTTTCAAAAGTGAGACGATCGATACATTCTACATTGCATCACCCAACAGCTTGCATTTTGAACAAGCTAAACAGGGAATTGAAAACGATAAAAATGTGATTGTCGAAAAACCGATTGTTTCAAACATTAAACAGATGGAAATTTTGCGTCAGACTTTAGAAGAACACCCACAAGCGCGTTTATTCGAAGCTGCTCGTCAGGTTCATCAACCAAATTTCAAAGTGATTAAGGGCCAAGTTGCGATGCTTGATCGGGTTCAAGGCGCCACCTTAACTTACATGAAGTATTCGAGTCGTTACGACGCGGTGTTAGCTGGTGAAACGCCTAATGTGTTCACCCTTAACTTTGCCGGTGGGGCTTTACAAGACTTAGGAGTTTACGTAGCCTATGATGCGGTTGGCTGGTTTGGGATGCCGGATGACGTCGCTTATTACCCAACGCTGACTTCTACCAGAGTTGATGGCAAGGGCGTGGCGATTCTTCGTTATCCTGAGTTTGATGTGACCTTAAATATCGGGAAGACTAGCAATTCGTATTTAGGCTCCGAAATTTATGGCTTGAAAGATACAATTGTGATGGATAATCCCGCTGAATTGGGAAATGTCAGCATTCGTGATGAGGCTGGTAAAGAAACGGTCATCGGCACGAAGCCCGCTGATAATCCCATGATTTCTGAAGCAGAAGATTTTGGCCGAGTAATCAATGATCCCCAGAATGAACTTAATGATCGTGATTACTGGACTTGGCTTGATTTAAGCCAAAATGTTAACAAGTTACTATATAATTTACGTCAATCCGGCAAAATTGTTTTCCCGGATGATGCTCAATAGATAGATAGGAATTGAAAATGGATAAGGAATTTGAACAATTTTTTCAGCAACAAGGATTTAAAACGGCTACTGAGATTCAAACAGCCGTCTATGAGCCCCTCAAACAGGGTCGCTCGGTGATTGGTTTAGCTCCAACGGGATCTGGAAAAACCATCGCCTTTACAGTGCCGTTACTCGAAAAAACAGCACCTGGGGACGGTACCCAGATTCTCGTGTTGTCTCCTTCCCAGGAACTAGCGGTGCAAACGACCGATGTCTTCCGCCAGTGGGGAGCGGTCAATAATATTAAGGCCACTTCATTAACTGGAGGGGCTAATATGCAACGCCAAATTGAGCGGTTGAAGAAGCATCCTGAGGTCGTGGTGGGAACGCCAGGCCGAATGTTATCATTGATTCATGAAAGTCGCTTAAAGCTCAAAGACATTCAAACGATTATTGTGGATGAAGCAGATGAACTTTTGACCGGCGAAACGCTGGATGAAGTTCGGGAGATTGTGATGTCGGCGCCGTCTGATGTGCAACTGGGCTTTTTCTCCGCTACGCAAACGCATAAACCTGCAGAACTTGAAGAAATCTTTGGTGTGGACATCGAAGAGTTTGATGTTCGGCAAACAGATAAAACACAAGGTGAAGTGGTTCATGGGTTAGTTCGGGTGGCAGATAATAAGAAGGTTGTGTACTTACGCCGATTGGCAAAACTCAAACACTTTCAGGCTTTGGTCTTCTTTAATCACGTTTCGACCCTTGAACACGTGGCAGCTGAATTAAAGCATGAACATGTTTCCAGTGTGAAATTAGCTGGGCATCAAGTGCAAACGGAACGAGCAACCGCCATGCGGAAGTTCCGTAAGGGTGAAGCTAAGTTGTTGCTTACCACAGAAATGGCAGCTCGGGGACTGGACATTGCTAACCTCCCAGCGGTAATTAATTTTGATTTGCCACCTAATGCGATTGCCTACACCCATCGAACGGGACGGACCGGACGCATGGGAAATACAGGGATGATCGTTAACATGGGAAATGACCATGATTTGCGGAACTTACGTAAATTGCTCCCTGAAAAAACGTTCAAGCCATTGTATCTGATGCACGGCAAACTAACGGATCAACTTGAAGAAGAAAAACCAGCCGAGGCGGTCGAAACCGTTGAAAAGAAGCAGGCTAAAGCTGAGGTTGATCCCAATGCAACTGTGGTGATGATGCCAACTGCCAAACCAAAAAAAGCAGTTAAAAAACATCCGACAAAAGCGAAGCCCAGTAAGCCAGCCTTTGCGGGTGGAAAACCTAAGAAACATGTGAAAAAGAATAAGCATTCCAAGAAAAAGGGAATGCGGCACAAAAATATTGAACGTAATGATAGGAAGAAATAAACATGACAACACCTTTAAAAACTTTAACAATTGCCGGTAGTGATACCAGTGCTGCTGGTGGAATGCAGGCTGATTTAAAAACATTTGAAGAATTCGGTACCTATGGAATGGTTGCTTTGACTTGTATCGTGACTATGGACCCCGCTGACTGGAGTCACCATGTTAATCAGGTTGCGCCCCAAATTTTGAAGGATCAATTAGCCACTGTGTTTAGCGGGGGCAATCCTGATGCAATGAAGACCGGGATGCTTGGCGATCAAGAAACAGTGGAGATTGCCTATCACGCCATTAAGGATCATCAACTTAAAAATGTGGTGATTGATCCGGTAATGATATGCAAGGGTGAAACGGATGTCTTGAATCCTGATGCAGCGAATGCCATTCGTGATTTGTTGATGCCATTGGCTGATGTGACAACGCCTA contains the following coding sequences:
- the thiD gene encoding bifunctional hydroxymethylpyrimidine kinase/phosphomethylpyrimidine kinase; its protein translation is MTTPLKTLTIAGSDTSAAGGMQADLKTFEEFGTYGMVALTCIVTMDPADWSHHVNQVAPQILKDQLATVFSGGNPDAMKTGMLGDQETVEIAYHAIKDHQLKNVVIDPVMICKGETDVLNPDAANAIRDLLMPLADVTTPNLFEAGVLSGMGTLHNLDEMKQAAKKIHELGAKNVVVKGGKGLKSDEAVDVFYDGQTFETLSAKKQASDRNAGAGCTFAAAVTGGLANGLSVSDAVHLAKKFDTAAIQNGFDLNKFLGPVFHPAYRMENVGKLI
- a CDS encoding DEAD/DEAH box helicase; its protein translation is MDKEFEQFFQQQGFKTATEIQTAVYEPLKQGRSVIGLAPTGSGKTIAFTVPLLEKTAPGDGTQILVLSPSQELAVQTTDVFRQWGAVNNIKATSLTGGANMQRQIERLKKHPEVVVGTPGRMLSLIHESRLKLKDIQTIIVDEADELLTGETLDEVREIVMSAPSDVQLGFFSATQTHKPAELEEIFGVDIEEFDVRQTDKTQGEVVHGLVRVADNKKVVYLRRLAKLKHFQALVFFNHVSTLEHVAAELKHEHVSSVKLAGHQVQTERATAMRKFRKGEAKLLLTTEMAARGLDIANLPAVINFDLPPNAIAYTHRTGRTGRMGNTGMIVNMGNDHDLRNLRKLLPEKTFKPLYLMHGKLTDQLEEEKPAEAVETVEKKQAKAEVDPNATVVMMPTAKPKKAVKKHPTKAKPSKPAFAGGKPKKHVKKNKHSKKKGMRHKNIERNDRKK
- a CDS encoding GH25 family lysozyme; this translates as MAREDIKPIYSNTYKRKRKFNWKKWLFVLLILVAIGSGIAGWHLWRVHQTQTLQQYPIRGISVSQQDGFVDFEGVKKAGMSFAYLRSTSGTTYFDDNFTANYDRIQGAELKIGVYMMFSFSKSAKEQVKYFEEKVGHKVGNLPIAVQVAYYGDYANNPPNKAKQGKQLRELTRELANYYATPCVIWTTPTIAKQMITPYLSDSRQWLVVKDLTALRKRKIDSQTEFVQYSDGADLKVDGQKTSFTTSVFTGKKQTWREIE
- a CDS encoding Gfo/Idh/MocA family protein — its product is MIKLGIIGTNWITQQFVDAAHATKKYQLTAVYSRTTEKAKQFGKKNGATGFFDNLTDFFKSETIDTFYIASPNSLHFEQAKQGIENDKNVIVEKPIVSNIKQMEILRQTLEEHPQARLFEAARQVHQPNFKVIKGQVAMLDRVQGATLTYMKYSSRYDAVLAGETPNVFTLNFAGGALQDLGVYVAYDAVGWFGMPDDVAYYPTLTSTRVDGKGVAILRYPEFDVTLNIGKTSNSYLGSEIYGLKDTIVMDNPAELGNVSIRDEAGKETVIGTKPADNPMISEAEDFGRVINDPQNELNDRDYWTWLDLSQNVNKLLYNLRQSGKIVFPDDAQ